The following is a genomic window from Actinomycetota bacterium.
TGCCCGGGCCCGGCCCGAGGGCAGCTCGATGTGTCGAGCGCCGTCCAGGACCTCCAGCGACCCGAGGATTCGGAATTCCATGCCCGCGCTTCCCGCCGCCGTTAGCGAGCCGTTAGCGGCCCGGTTCAGTATGTCATCCGCAAGGGCCGAAGAGGCGCCTCCGGCCGACGACGGGAAGCGATGGGACGAAAGGGGAGTCGGATGACAGGGCCGTTCATCGCTGTGTTCACTTACACGATCAAGCCCGGCAAGCTCGAGGAAGCGCGCAAGCGCTGCGGTGAACTCGTCGACTTCGTCGAGACGAACGAACCGCGGATGATCGCGTTCCACCTCTTCCTCGACGAAGAGGGCAGCAAGTTGACGGTCGTTCAGGTCCATCCGGACGCGGCGTCCATGGAGTTCCACCTACAGGTCAATGCCAAGCACTTCGCGACGGCGTTCGACTATCTCGACAAGCAGCTGAACGAGCAGTACTACGGGCCGATGT
Proteins encoded in this region:
- a CDS encoding antibiotic biosynthesis monooxygenase, with protein sequence MTGPFIAVFTYTIKPGKLEEARKRCGELVDFVETNEPRMIAFHLFLDEEGSKLTVVQVHPDAASMEFHLQVNAKHFATAFDYLDKQLNEQYYGPMSEALAAELSKWDEPGRKLIRMPVHEAGFTRTNVR